From the genome of Deltaproteobacteria bacterium, one region includes:
- a CDS encoding HDIG domain-containing protein: MAKAEAKPRAAPQRRGILGGLEVRPSGPVLLASALAGCLLLSALLTLEVAPTSSAGRGGRPIAVGDISERDEKAPTAITVSDPQATEKLRREAVEKSPTVYDFDENRASALRESIAKAFAAARAALAQAPPKPVDESALRSPAAVFVETLGGKAPVPEPSLRHLEKSGFPVDDERIVAQLVESVSARMIVDETAEFERHVQAGTVLVRDLGSGNERALKSPQRVLSAEGVREQLERSSEAVLSGAPPATRAALLPLAQALVRPNLNFNLRATDERRKAAEASVKEATISLRKGEIIVRDGDPITERHVLILEGIRAQQSTLSQLSVFAGVAILLLLLMRVVWRFGATSLLRFPRRTKDAWFLLTTLVATALGTSIGLFLSDTLGDSPRLQPLVEQWPNVLLLALPIAAGTMLVRMVHSAETAALFAVLVSLVTGFQVHGDLGFAIYALVGSLTAAVGAARVTQRGTLLRAGLRVGLANSVVAVALLLLGNHFSPLVGILAVSLSLLSGALCGVLVSGLAPLVESVFSYTTAIKLLELANREQSLLRDLELRAPGTYHHSMMVGHLAEMAAEEIGANALLAKVAGYYHDIGKMRRPQFFVENVAVTQGENRHEKLSPSMSARIIQAHVKDGVEMAEKEKLALPIRQGIAEHHGTSVIRFFYEKAKELADPEKGDLVAEHDYRYHGPKPQTREAGILMLADSVEAASRTLVDTSPARVQQLVQRIINNYFRDGQLDDCSLTLRDLHSIARSFIETLSAIRHERIDYPAATDAFGRRMEEGGDEGPSEREPRSGGRSEGAREKREDDLRRLGLD, translated from the coding sequence GTGGCGAAGGCCGAGGCGAAGCCGCGGGCCGCCCCGCAGCGCCGTGGCATCCTCGGCGGGCTCGAGGTGCGCCCTTCGGGGCCGGTCCTGCTCGCGAGCGCACTCGCGGGTTGTCTGCTGCTCTCGGCGCTTCTCACGCTCGAGGTCGCTCCCACCTCGAGCGCCGGACGCGGGGGGCGCCCGATCGCGGTCGGCGACATCTCCGAGCGCGACGAGAAGGCGCCGACGGCGATCACGGTCTCGGATCCGCAGGCCACCGAGAAGCTCCGCCGGGAGGCGGTAGAGAAGTCTCCCACCGTCTACGACTTCGACGAGAATCGCGCCTCGGCGCTGCGCGAGAGCATCGCGAAGGCGTTCGCCGCGGCGCGCGCGGCGCTCGCCCAGGCGCCGCCGAAGCCGGTCGACGAGTCGGCGCTACGCTCGCCGGCGGCCGTCTTCGTCGAGACGCTCGGCGGCAAGGCGCCGGTTCCGGAGCCGTCCCTCCGCCATCTCGAGAAGAGCGGCTTCCCGGTCGACGACGAGCGTATCGTGGCCCAGCTCGTCGAGAGCGTGTCTGCGCGAATGATCGTCGACGAGACCGCGGAGTTCGAGCGCCACGTGCAGGCGGGAACCGTGCTGGTCCGCGACCTGGGCTCCGGAAACGAGCGCGCGCTGAAGAGCCCGCAGCGGGTGCTCTCCGCGGAAGGCGTTCGCGAGCAGCTGGAGCGCAGCTCGGAGGCGGTGCTCTCCGGAGCGCCGCCGGCGACGCGCGCGGCGCTGCTGCCGCTGGCGCAGGCGCTGGTGCGACCGAACCTGAACTTCAATCTCCGCGCGACGGACGAGCGCCGCAAGGCCGCCGAGGCGAGCGTGAAGGAGGCGACGATCTCGCTGCGGAAAGGCGAGATCATCGTGCGCGACGGCGATCCGATCACCGAGCGCCACGTCCTGATCCTGGAGGGGATCCGCGCGCAGCAGAGCACGCTCTCGCAATTGAGCGTCTTCGCCGGCGTCGCGATCCTGCTCTTGCTGCTGATGCGTGTGGTCTGGCGTTTCGGCGCGACCAGCCTGCTGCGATTCCCGCGCCGCACCAAGGACGCCTGGTTCCTGCTCACGACGCTGGTGGCGACGGCGCTCGGAACGTCGATCGGCCTCTTCCTCTCCGACACCCTCGGCGACAGCCCGCGACTGCAGCCCCTGGTCGAGCAGTGGCCCAACGTGCTTCTTCTGGCGCTTCCGATCGCGGCGGGAACGATGCTCGTGCGCATGGTGCACAGCGCCGAGACGGCCGCGCTCTTCGCGGTTCTCGTCTCGCTCGTCACGGGCTTTCAGGTGCACGGCGACCTCGGCTTCGCGATCTACGCGCTGGTCGGCTCGCTCACGGCGGCGGTCGGGGCCGCGCGCGTCACCCAACGCGGGACGCTGCTACGAGCGGGACTCCGGGTGGGCCTGGCGAACTCGGTGGTCGCGGTCGCGCTGCTCCTGCTCGGCAATCACTTCTCGCCGCTGGTCGGAATACTGGCCGTCTCGCTCTCGCTGCTCTCGGGCGCGCTCTGCGGCGTGCTGGTCTCGGGACTGGCGCCGCTGGTCGAGTCGGTGTTCTCGTACACCACCGCGATCAAGCTTCTGGAGCTCGCCAACCGCGAACAGTCGCTGCTGCGCGACCTGGAGCTGCGGGCGCCGGGCACCTACCACCACAGCATGATGGTGGGGCACCTCGCGGAGATGGCGGCCGAGGAGATCGGGGCCAACGCGCTGCTCGCGAAGGTCGCCGGCTACTACCACGACATCGGCAAGATGCGCAGGCCGCAGTTCTTCGTCGAGAACGTGGCGGTCACTCAGGGCGAGAACCGCCACGAGAAGCTCTCGCCGTCGATGTCCGCGCGAATCATCCAGGCGCACGTCAAGGACGGCGTCGAGATGGCGGAGAAGGAGAAGCTGGCGCTGCCGATCCGGCAGGGAATCGCCGAGCACCACGGCACCAGCGTGATCCGCTTCTTCTACGAGAAGGCCAAGGAGCTGGCCGACCCCGAGAAGGGCGATCTGGTCGCCGAGCACGACTACCGCTATCACGGTCCGAAGCCGCAGACGCGGGAGGCCGGAATCCTGATGCTCGCCGATTCGGTCGAGGCCGCGTCGCGCACGCTCGTCGACACCTCGCCCGCGCGCGTGCAGCAGCTCGTGCAGCGCATCATCAACAACTACTTCCGCGACGGACAACTCGACGACTGCAGCCTGACGCTCCGGGATCTGCATTCGATCGCGCGAAGCTTCATCGAGACGCTCTCCGCGATCCGTCACGAGCGGATCGACTACCCGGCGGCGACCGACGCGTTCGGCCGGAGGATGGAAGAGGGTGGGGATGAAGGTCCATCTGAACGCGAGCCGCGCTCCGGAGGTCGATCGGAGGGCGCTCGAGAGAAGCGCGAGGACGATCTTAGGCGCCTTGGGCTCGACTGA
- the ybeY gene encoding rRNA maturation RNase YbeY, protein MKVHLNASRAPEVDRRALERSARTILGALGSTDAELSVTLVDDLEITRLAGEYGRRPRATDVLSFALAEGPGAEFAGGVLGDVVISLDTAKRQAAARGVPIAIELDDLLIHGCLHLLGMDHLRAADRARMRALEAHLRWELRRLA, encoded by the coding sequence ATGAAGGTCCATCTGAACGCGAGCCGCGCTCCGGAGGTCGATCGGAGGGCGCTCGAGAGAAGCGCGAGGACGATCTTAGGCGCCTTGGGCTCGACTGACGCCGAGCTCTCGGTGACGCTGGTGGACGATCTCGAGATCACGCGCCTCGCCGGGGAGTACGGGCGCCGGCCGCGCGCGACGGACGTGCTCTCGTTCGCGCTCGCCGAGGGCCCGGGAGCGGAGTTCGCGGGCGGCGTGCTCGGGGACGTGGTGATCTCGCTCGACACCGCGAAGCGTCAGGCGGCGGCTCGCGGCGTGCCGATCGCGATCGAGCTCGACGATCTCTTGATCCACGGCTGCCTGCACCTGCTCGGAATGGACCACCTGCGCGCGGCCGACCGGGCGCGAATGCGCGCGCTCGAGGCGCACCTGCGCTGGGAGCTGCGGCGCCTGGCGTGA